Proteins from a genomic interval of Micromonospora sp. NBC_00389:
- a CDS encoding glycosyltransferase — protein sequence MAKVIVGATPFQGHVSPVLTVAADLVGRGHEVVVYTGSRFEERALAIGARFQALPPQADLDDRKLDTLFPVRATLPPGPAQLSFDFENFFLGHLPAQVRGLRALLARFPADVVLGELGFWSIPVLSLSTAPEERPTLVTLGSVPLLIQSEDTPAFGAGIVPTPGEEARARNRAMNAEVRQVFAELQRFGEATFESLGVTVPGYLFDAPFRRTDHYLQLTVPSFEYPRSDLPEHLQFVGTLPPASTGDYVEPPWWPELSAGRPVVVVTQGTVANNDLNELVIPTVRALADLDVLVVAATVREDGPDLVRRALAEVPDNVRLAGFVPFDRLLPHADALVTNGGYGGVQTALYYGVPLMVAGASEDKPEVAARVEWSGTGVNLRTNMPEATELHAAVQTVLRDPGYRSQAGILAKEIGQYNPFEAIAGIVDAPARR from the coding sequence ATGGCCAAGGTAATAGTTGGAGCGACTCCCTTTCAGGGACACGTGAGCCCGGTCCTCACGGTCGCGGCGGACCTGGTTGGGCGTGGTCACGAGGTGGTCGTATACACCGGATCCCGGTTCGAGGAGCGCGCGCTGGCGATCGGAGCACGATTCCAGGCACTACCGCCGCAAGCCGATCTCGACGACCGGAAGTTGGACACCCTCTTTCCGGTGCGGGCCACACTGCCACCAGGACCGGCCCAGTTGTCGTTCGACTTTGAGAACTTCTTCCTCGGCCATCTGCCCGCGCAGGTGCGGGGTTTACGCGCGCTGCTGGCGAGGTTCCCCGCGGATGTGGTGCTTGGTGAGCTTGGGTTTTGGTCGATACCGGTGCTCAGCCTCTCCACAGCGCCGGAGGAACGCCCGACGCTCGTGACGCTGGGCTCTGTCCCCCTGCTGATCCAGAGCGAGGACACTCCTGCGTTCGGCGCCGGTATCGTGCCAACGCCAGGCGAGGAGGCGCGCGCCCGCAACCGCGCGATGAATGCTGAGGTGCGCCAGGTCTTTGCCGAGCTGCAGAGATTCGGCGAGGCAACGTTCGAGTCGTTGGGTGTGACGGTGCCCGGCTACCTCTTCGACGCGCCGTTCCGCCGTACGGACCACTACCTGCAGCTGACCGTGCCCAGCTTCGAGTACCCCCGCAGCGACCTTCCGGAGCACCTGCAGTTCGTCGGTACGCTTCCTCCAGCCTCCACCGGCGACTACGTAGAGCCGCCATGGTGGCCCGAGCTGTCAGCCGGCCGGCCGGTGGTGGTCGTCACCCAGGGCACCGTCGCCAACAACGATCTGAACGAACTGGTCATCCCCACGGTGCGCGCCCTCGCCGACCTCGACGTCCTCGTGGTGGCCGCCACCGTTCGCGAGGACGGGCCGGACCTGGTACGCCGGGCGCTGGCCGAAGTGCCGGACAACGTGCGGCTGGCCGGCTTCGTGCCGTTCGACCGGCTGCTGCCACACGCCGACGCATTGGTCACCAACGGCGGCTACGGCGGGGTGCAGACCGCCCTGTACTACGGAGTGCCGCTGATGGTCGCCGGTGCCAGCGAGGACAAGCCGGAGGTAGCCGCCCGCGTCGAGTGGAGCGGCACCGGCGTCAACCTGCGCACCAACATGCCGGAGGCGACCGAGTTGCACGCCGCCGTACAGACGGTGCTGCGCGACCCGGGCTACCGCTCCCAGGCCGGGATCCTGGCCAAGGAGATCGGCCAGTACAACCCGTTCGAAGCGATCGCCGGAATCGTCGATGCGCCCGCCCGCCGCTGA
- a CDS encoding RNA-guided endonuclease InsQ/TnpB family protein — translation MGEVVKRAYKYRFYPTPQQVEQLNRTFGCVRKVYNLALEARTRAWAVDRQRSTYVQSSAWLTEWKRTEELSFLNEVSSVPLQQTLRHLQAAFAAFWGKRSRYPRFKSKRKSRASAEYTRSAFRWRHGQLTLAKMDAPLGIVWSRPLPERAEPSTVTVSRDAAGRWFVSLLVDDPTVKALPPLFTAVGVDVGITSLLTLSTGEKVTNPRHERADRRKLAKAQRNLSRKGKDTKNRAKARVVVARIHARIADRRRDHLHKLSTRLVRENQAVVIEDLSVRTMLRNHSLARAISDAAWTQLRGMIEYKAAWYGRTVIAVDRWYPSTKTCSACGRINTAMALGVRVWTCPGCDAVHDRDVNAAKNILAAGLAER, via the coding sequence GTGGGTGAGGTGGTGAAGCGGGCGTACAAGTACCGCTTCTATCCGACCCCGCAGCAGGTTGAACAGTTGAATCGCACCTTCGGGTGCGTGCGCAAGGTTTACAACCTGGCCTTGGAGGCGCGCACCCGTGCGTGGGCCGTTGACCGGCAGCGCAGCACCTATGTGCAGTCCTCGGCGTGGCTGACCGAGTGGAAGCGCACCGAGGAGCTTTCGTTCCTCAACGAGGTCAGCTCGGTGCCGTTGCAGCAGACGCTGCGGCACCTGCAAGCCGCGTTCGCCGCCTTTTGGGGCAAGCGGTCGCGGTACCCGCGTTTCAAGTCCAAGCGTAAGTCCCGGGCGTCGGCGGAGTACACCCGCTCGGCGTTTCGCTGGCGTCACGGGCAACTCACCCTGGCCAAGATGGACGCCCCGCTGGGCATCGTGTGGTCGCGGCCCCTGCCCGAACGGGCCGAACCGTCGACGGTCACGGTGTCCCGCGACGCGGCCGGTCGCTGGTTCGTGTCCCTGCTGGTCGATGACCCCACCGTCAAGGCACTGCCGCCGCTGTTCACGGCGGTCGGGGTGGACGTGGGCATCACGAGCCTGCTCACCTTGTCCACCGGGGAAAAGGTCACCAACCCGCGTCATGAGCGCGCTGACCGGCGCAAGTTGGCCAAGGCGCAGCGGAACCTGTCCCGTAAGGGCAAGGACACCAAGAACCGGGCCAAGGCTCGCGTGGTGGTGGCCCGGATCCATGCCCGCATCGCCGATCGGCGGCGGGATCACCTGCACAAGCTGTCGACTCGACTCGTCCGCGAGAACCAAGCGGTCGTGATCGAGGATCTCAGTGTGCGCACCATGCTGCGCAACCACAGTCTGGCCCGCGCTATCTCCGACGCGGCGTGGACACAACTGCGCGGCATGATTGAGTACAAGGCCGCCTGGTACGGGCGGACCGTTATCGCCGTCGACCGCTGGTATCCGAGCACGAAGACCTGTTCGGCGTGCGGGCGGATCAACACCGCGATGGCTCTTGGCGTTCGTGTCTGGACGTGTCCCGGCTGTGATGCCGTGCATGACCGGGATGTCAACGCCGCGAAGAACATTCTCGCCGCCGGGCTGGCGGAGAGGTGA
- a CDS encoding helix-turn-helix domain-containing protein, whose protein sequence is MPGGRLTQQERQQIALGVADSLPYAEIARRLDRPTSTITREVMRNGGPTAYRADLAHRATERRAHRRRPASSRGAESVPQPHGRDAEAVAEYEETFTTVLMASGLTKMTARVLTCLFTTDAGSLTASQLAQRLQVSPASISKAITFLESQSLVRRERDERRRDRYVVDDELFYQATIASARSNDQLVETARQGVAILGPNTPAATRLENIARFLDFISESITRAAEQAREVLHTKLETTSAAPANQVQTTDRQPSRPPQP, encoded by the coding sequence ATGCCGGGAGGCAGGCTCACCCAGCAGGAACGCCAGCAGATCGCGCTGGGGGTGGCCGACAGCCTCCCCTACGCAGAGATCGCCCGACGCCTCGACCGTCCCACCTCGACGATCACGCGTGAGGTGATGCGCAACGGCGGCCCCACCGCCTACCGCGCCGACCTGGCCCACCGCGCCACCGAACGCCGCGCCCACCGGCGCAGGCCCGCCTCCTCCCGGGGGGCGGAGTCAGTCCCCCAGCCGCACGGACGCGACGCCGAGGCCGTGGCCGAGTACGAGGAGACGTTCACCACCGTCCTCATGGCTTCCGGCCTGACCAAGATGACAGCCCGGGTGCTGACCTGCCTGTTCACCACCGACGCGGGCAGCCTCACCGCGTCCCAACTCGCCCAGCGCCTCCAGGTCAGCCCGGCGTCCATCTCCAAAGCGATCACCTTCCTGGAGAGCCAGAGCCTCGTCCGTCGAGAACGCGACGAACGCCGCCGCGACCGCTACGTCGTCGACGACGAGCTCTTCTACCAGGCGACGATCGCCAGCGCCCGATCCAACGACCAGCTCGTCGAAACCGCACGCCAAGGCGTCGCCATCCTCGGCCCCAACACCCCCGCCGCCACCCGCCTGGAGAACATCGCCCGCTTCCTCGACTTCATCAGCGAGAGCATCACCCGTGCCGCCGAACAGGCCCGCGAAGTCCTCCACACCAAACTCGAAACAACCTCGGCGGCACCGGCCAACCAGGTCCAGACCACTGATAGGCAGCCGTCTCGACCGCCACAGCCATGA
- a CDS encoding TIGR03619 family F420-dependent LLM class oxidoreductase produces the protein MELGLALPTAGPQTSPETIVKVAKEAERLGYSALWTFERLLRPIDKVVLWTGGEPEMLPEFYGSTYEPLETLSYIAAVTERIKLGTAVLVAPLHVPVMLARRLATLDRFSGGRVIAGLGQGWPHNEFETANVSSGRKGARTEEFITAMRAAWGPDPVRHEGEFYRIAPSQVNPKPVQARIPVLLAANAPAAVKRAARIADGLIPITSSAQELRGVVSAFYDAAREAGRDPGDLMVVNQVPWPTPVTREPIGEGRPFLGGSPRQIAEDLMAARESGVTQVYLAGGQGLGLDVGLKAADVDQWLGLLGEVIEAADRLGVLAP, from the coding sequence ATGGAACTCGGTCTCGCGCTGCCCACCGCCGGGCCGCAGACCTCGCCGGAGACGATCGTCAAGGTCGCCAAGGAGGCCGAACGGCTCGGTTACAGCGCCCTGTGGACGTTTGAACGCCTGCTCCGCCCGATCGACAAGGTCGTGCTGTGGACGGGGGGTGAACCCGAGATGTTGCCGGAGTTCTACGGCTCGACGTACGAGCCGCTGGAGACGCTGAGCTACATCGCCGCCGTGACCGAGCGGATCAAGCTGGGCACCGCGGTTCTGGTGGCGCCGCTGCATGTGCCCGTGATGCTCGCCCGCCGGCTCGCCACCCTGGACCGGTTCAGCGGCGGCCGGGTCATCGCCGGTCTGGGACAGGGCTGGCCGCACAACGAGTTCGAGACGGCGAACGTGTCGAGCGGCCGCAAGGGCGCCCGCACGGAGGAATTCATCACGGCGATGCGGGCCGCGTGGGGCCCGGACCCGGTCCGGCACGAAGGCGAGTTCTACCGGATCGCGCCGTCGCAGGTGAACCCCAAGCCGGTCCAGGCCCGCATTCCGGTGCTGCTGGCCGCGAATGCGCCGGCCGCCGTCAAGCGTGCCGCCCGGATCGCGGACGGCCTGATCCCGATCACCTCCTCGGCGCAGGAACTGCGCGGCGTCGTGTCCGCGTTCTATGACGCCGCCCGAGAGGCGGGCCGCGACCCCGGGGATCTCATGGTGGTCAACCAGGTGCCCTGGCCGACCCCGGTCACCCGTGAGCCGATCGGGGAGGGCCGGCCCTTCCTCGGCGGATCGCCCCGGCAGATCGCCGAGGACCTCATGGCCGCCCGCGAGAGTGGTGTGACCCAGGTGTACCTCGCTGGCGGCCAGGGCCTCGGGCTCGACGTGGGCCTGAAGGCCGCCGACGTGGACCAATGGCTCGGGTTGCTCGGTGAGGTGATCGAGGCGGCCGACCGCCTCGGCGTCCTCGCGCCGTGA
- a CDS encoding low temperature requirement protein A → MTGSGTSGLVRRLEDVARASFLELFFDVVFVFALRALAQQLLNNLTWSGAFQALVLLLAIGWVWSLTARVTGQLNPRRPPVQLLVIATMVGALVLSAAAPEAFGRTGLIFAVAYLAIQIGRSLFLVVLLRGQELQRVAGRAAIWHAATGVPWLVGAVASSGVRTALWTLAVVLIYVARWFSYPLPRLMRLGGAQVPAGGEFLAERNRALFVIGLGEVILAIGSTLTSRGFATDRTVAFVLTFAVTALIWRIYIFRAGEDVGPAIGASANPDRLGTLVSYAHLVMIAGLVVASVGAQLVIDDPLGHPRATPTVTILGGTALFLAGRILLEYLVFGHVSRSRVIGLVALACLLPPMLLLPPLINAFASGAVLTGIVIADNIRVRRHPAPISPPGPHRSSST, encoded by the coding sequence GTGACAGGAAGTGGAACAAGCGGTCTGGTTCGCAGGCTCGAGGACGTCGCGCGTGCGTCGTTCCTGGAGCTGTTCTTCGATGTCGTGTTCGTCTTCGCGCTCCGCGCGCTCGCCCAGCAGTTGCTCAACAACCTGACCTGGTCCGGCGCGTTCCAGGCACTGGTGCTGTTGCTGGCCATCGGATGGGTGTGGTCCCTCACCGCGAGGGTGACCGGGCAGTTGAACCCGCGACGGCCGCCGGTGCAACTGCTGGTCATCGCCACCATGGTGGGTGCCCTGGTGCTCTCGGCGGCGGCCCCCGAGGCGTTCGGCAGGACCGGCTTGATCTTCGCGGTCGCCTACCTTGCCATCCAGATCGGTCGCAGTCTTTTCCTCGTGGTCCTGTTGCGGGGCCAGGAGCTACAACGTGTTGCGGGACGGGCGGCGATCTGGCATGCCGCCACCGGGGTGCCCTGGCTTGTCGGGGCGGTCGCCTCAAGCGGAGTACGCACGGCGCTGTGGACGCTCGCGGTTGTCCTCATCTACGTCGCACGGTGGTTCAGCTACCCCCTGCCAAGACTCATGCGCCTGGGCGGTGCACAGGTGCCGGCCGGCGGCGAGTTCCTGGCCGAGCGCAACCGGGCACTGTTCGTCATCGGCCTCGGCGAAGTCATTCTGGCCATCGGATCGACCCTCACCAGTCGCGGTTTTGCTACCGATCGGACCGTGGCGTTCGTGCTGACATTCGCCGTCACTGCATTGATCTGGCGGATCTACATCTTCCGTGCCGGAGAAGACGTCGGGCCAGCCATCGGGGCATCAGCCAATCCCGACCGTCTCGGCACCCTGGTGTCCTACGCACACCTGGTCATGATCGCCGGCCTCGTCGTCGCCTCGGTCGGCGCCCAACTGGTCATCGACGATCCACTAGGCCATCCACGCGCGACCCCGACCGTCACCATCCTCGGCGGTACCGCGCTGTTCCTTGCCGGTCGGATCCTCCTGGAGTACCTGGTGTTCGGCCACGTCTCCAGAAGCCGCGTCATCGGGCTGGTCGCGCTCGCCTGTCTCCTTCCGCCGATGCTGCTCCTGCCGCCGCTCATCAATGCCTTCGCTAGCGGCGCAGTCCTCACCGGCATCGTCATCGCCGACAACATTCGCGTACGACGGCACCCCGCACCGATCTCCCCACCAGGTCCCCACCGCTCCAGCAGCACATGA
- a CDS encoding copper resistance CopC family protein, translating into MTGESDTGRAPRIRRTVGLIVAVALAAGLPLAVTPAPAVAHGATHSITPAAGAALATAPERVEVVFAAEIMSDSTVTIMDHTGTDWAGGRPAVQGATLIDQVKAGMPDGGYEISWRATFTDGHPVAGTAEFTVGADAAAAATANPFRARVTHGGVVAFYTAAGMAVLALLLAIMTLSRGVYAANKRAATRAGSTL; encoded by the coding sequence GTGACCGGCGAGTCGGACACCGGTCGGGCGCCTCGCATTCGTCGTACCGTCGGATTGATCGTCGCGGTCGCGCTTGCTGCCGGTCTCCCGCTGGCGGTCACGCCCGCCCCCGCGGTCGCCCATGGCGCGACGCATTCGATCACGCCGGCCGCCGGTGCCGCGCTCGCGACTGCTCCGGAACGGGTCGAGGTGGTGTTCGCCGCCGAGATCATGTCTGACAGCACCGTCACGATCATGGACCACACGGGTACGGATTGGGCCGGCGGTCGGCCGGCTGTCCAAGGAGCGACGCTGATCGACCAGGTGAAAGCAGGTATGCCCGACGGCGGGTACGAGATCAGCTGGCGAGCAACCTTCACCGACGGACACCCGGTAGCCGGCACGGCGGAGTTCACCGTGGGAGCGGACGCTGCGGCGGCCGCCACAGCGAATCCGTTCCGGGCCCGGGTCACCCACGGCGGGGTGGTCGCGTTCTACACCGCCGCAGGCATGGCCGTACTTGCTCTCCTTCTCGCGATCATGACGCTCTCACGCGGTGTCTACGCCGCCAACAAGCGTGCGGCCACACGTGCCGGCTCCACCCTTTAG
- the sigJ gene encoding RNA polymerase sigma factor SigJ, producing MRWCPTDSGDIGGSSKSPADSGIEATRRAVMVGRGTDGTLTGALEVFDAVRPRLFGIAYRMLGSVAEAEDVVQEAWLRWQQTDRSQVRDPIGFLVTTTSRLALNAATSARARRELYPGPWLPEPVDTSADPTLQAERNESLGLAMLLLLERLTPAERAVYVLREAFDYPFRRIGEVLDISEAYARQLGRRARTHLAQQRRDPVARADHGRLLRAFLAAARSGELTRLEELLATTATSYADGGGTVRAAQVPIVGRDNVARYILGLIRKFGHDLSTEIVESNGQAAILISRPGTAVALVTIDASPAGIERVLIVLNPQKLARFQR from the coding sequence ATGCGCTGGTGCCCAACGGACAGTGGCGATATCGGCGGTAGTTCGAAATCACCTGCAGATTCAGGGATAGAAGCGACGAGGCGGGCGGTCATGGTAGGGCGAGGGACAGACGGGACACTGACCGGCGCGCTAGAGGTGTTCGACGCGGTCCGCCCGCGGCTCTTCGGCATCGCCTACCGAATGCTCGGAAGTGTCGCGGAGGCCGAGGACGTCGTGCAGGAAGCCTGGCTTCGGTGGCAACAGACCGATCGCAGCCAGGTAAGGGACCCAATCGGGTTCCTGGTCACGACGACTTCTCGGCTCGCTCTGAACGCCGCGACATCGGCTCGCGCCCGACGCGAGCTGTATCCCGGACCGTGGCTACCCGAGCCCGTCGACACCTCCGCCGACCCGACACTCCAGGCCGAACGGAACGAGTCACTCGGACTCGCCATGCTGCTCCTGTTGGAACGGCTCACCCCGGCCGAGCGGGCGGTGTACGTGCTGCGCGAGGCGTTCGACTACCCGTTCCGGCGGATCGGCGAGGTACTCGACATCAGTGAGGCGTACGCACGGCAGCTCGGCCGACGCGCCCGTACGCACCTGGCCCAGCAGCGGCGCGATCCGGTCGCCCGCGCCGACCACGGCCGCCTGCTGCGTGCCTTTCTCGCCGCCGCCCGGTCCGGTGAGCTGACCCGGCTCGAGGAACTGCTCGCCACAACAGCCACCTCCTATGCCGACGGCGGCGGCACCGTACGGGCCGCCCAGGTACCCATCGTCGGACGTGACAACGTCGCGCGTTACATCCTGGGACTGATCCGGAAGTTCGGCCACGACCTCTCAACGGAGATCGTCGAATCCAACGGCCAAGCCGCGATCCTCATCTCGCGGCCCGGAACAGCGGTCGCGTTGGTCACCATCGACGCCTCACCCGCCGGAATCGAACGAGTGCTGATCGTCCTCAACCCGCAGAAACTAGCCCGGTTCCAGCGGTAA
- a CDS encoding TetR/AcrR family transcriptional regulator has protein sequence MPRLVDHDQRRAELGEAAIRVILRDGLAGVTVRGVAVETGWSTGSLRHYFGNQRELQAYVVQATTDALRRRIVPRVQRPRTHGSVIERIATIVEEMLPLDAERREEYALWSAVVEWERQHPPDGGSVTWTDQRALYRQCIAALRGHETTSEPSQAAIPHPDAEVELWAALLHTFVDGLASQIINTPREVSAVAAARLLRSLLQAVPSGC, from the coding sequence GTGCCGCGACTGGTTGATCACGATCAGCGGCGGGCCGAGCTCGGCGAGGCCGCCATCCGGGTGATCCTTCGCGATGGCCTTGCCGGGGTGACCGTCCGCGGCGTCGCCGTCGAAACCGGCTGGTCCACCGGGTCGCTGCGGCACTACTTCGGTAACCAGCGCGAATTGCAGGCCTACGTCGTGCAGGCCACCACCGACGCCCTTCGCCGGCGGATCGTCCCACGCGTGCAGCGACCCCGCACTCACGGCTCGGTGATCGAACGGATCGCCACGATCGTGGAGGAGATGCTGCCGCTCGATGCCGAGCGGCGCGAGGAGTACGCGCTGTGGTCGGCGGTGGTGGAATGGGAACGCCAGCATCCTCCGGACGGAGGCTCGGTGACGTGGACCGACCAGCGGGCGCTGTATCGCCAGTGCATCGCCGCCTTACGCGGGCACGAGACAACCAGCGAACCCAGCCAGGCCGCCATCCCGCACCCCGATGCTGAGGTCGAGCTCTGGGCGGCGCTCCTGCACACGTTCGTCGACGGACTCGCCTCTCAGATCATCAACACACCCCGCGAGGTGTCCGCCGTCGCCGCCGCACGACTGCTGCGTTCGCTGCTGCAAGCCGTACCTTCTGGTTGTTGA
- a CDS encoding sigma factor: protein MEPRRPPRSNALPSTFCVVVAERRLLKNLAYHLLGSVHVAEHAVQETYAGWYTMPDDEQDGIDRPFLWLVGTLVQICIGLLDSSPPRSGGQTADRAGRLHVAGPPRQRWGAWRHAPML from the coding sequence ATGGAACCCCGCCGGCCACCTCGGTCAAACGCGCTACCCAGCACGTTCTGCGTCGTCGTCGCCGAACGACGCCTCCTCAAGAACCTCGCATATCACCTGCTCGGTTCGGTCCACGTGGCCGAACACGCGGTGCAGGAGACGTACGCCGGCTGGTACACGATGCCGGACGACGAACAGGACGGCATCGACAGGCCCTTCCTTTGGCTCGTCGGCACGCTCGTGCAGATCTGTATCGGTCTGCTCGACTCGTCGCCGCCCCGCTCCGGTGGCCAGACCGCCGATCGAGCAGGTCGCCTCCATGTTGCGGGCCCTCCACGTCAGAGGTGGGGTGCCTGGCGCCATGCACCAATGCTGTAG
- a CDS encoding winged helix-turn-helix domain-containing protein, giving the protein MTAPRKNFLAYFARHVGKICTRRMILENVWGASYSKELQYLKVYAYRIRRKLHDEDGHFLENDPSVGYRLVVADN; this is encoded by the coding sequence TTGACCGCACCCCGAAAGAACTTCCTCGCGTACTTCGCCCGCCACGTCGGAAAAATCTGCACCCGGCGGATGATCCTGGAAAACGTCTGGGGAGCGTCGTACTCGAAGGAGTTGCAGTACCTCAAGGTCTACGCGTATCGGATCAGGCGGAAGCTTCACGACGAGGACGGCCACTTCCTGGAGAACGACCCCTCCGTCGGCTACCGGCTGGTGGTCGCGGACAACTAG
- a CDS encoding DUF4097 family beta strand repeat-containing protein, giving the protein MQKFATPTPISAVLDIPAGRIQFIAADRADTTVEVRPADPSKSRDTKAAEQTTVAYADGVLRITASTPNSQLFGPSGSLEVTVQLPAGSRIEAKTASAELRGVGRLGDVAFEGAYRQIKIDEAASVRLTAIDGDVEIGRLNGPAEISTARGDIRIAEAVRGTVVLSTQSGNISVAAAAGVSAALDAGTGYGRVSNALKNDGTAELDIRATTSHGDITARSL; this is encoded by the coding sequence ATGCAGAAGTTCGCCACCCCCACCCCGATCTCCGCCGTCCTGGACATCCCCGCCGGGCGCATCCAGTTCATCGCCGCAGACCGCGCTGACACCACCGTCGAGGTCCGGCCCGCCGACCCCTCCAAGAGCCGCGACACCAAGGCCGCTGAGCAGACCACCGTCGCCTACGCCGACGGCGTCCTGCGGATCACGGCCTCGACCCCCAACAGCCAGCTCTTCGGCCCCTCTGGATCCCTGGAGGTCACCGTCCAGCTGCCCGCCGGCTCCCGCATCGAGGCCAAGACCGCCAGCGCCGAGCTCCGCGGCGTCGGACGGCTCGGCGACGTCGCCTTCGAAGGCGCGTACCGCCAGATCAAGATCGACGAGGCCGCGAGCGTCCGCCTCACTGCGATCGACGGCGACGTCGAGATCGGCCGGCTCAACGGTCCTGCGGAGATCAGCACCGCAAGGGGCGACATCCGGATCGCCGAGGCCGTGCGCGGCACGGTCGTGCTCAGCACCCAGTCCGGCAACATTTCGGTCGCCGCCGCCGCCGGCGTCTCGGCCGCCCTGGACGCCGGCACCGGCTACGGCCGCGTCAGCAACGCCCTCAAGAACGATGGCACCGCCGAACTCGACATCCGCGCCACCACCTCCCACGGCGACATCACCGCCCGCAGCCTCTGA
- a CDS encoding VOC family protein, translating into MQIDLVALIVDDYDPAIEFFAGVLGFDLVEDSPSLTNDGRPKRWVVVRPPGAQTGILLARADGDRQRAAVGDQAAGRVGFFLRVDNFDASYARLVEAGVTFVRAPRTEPYGRVAVFLDIAGNRWDLLGSG; encoded by the coding sequence GTGCAGATCGACTTGGTTGCTCTGATCGTCGACGACTACGACCCCGCGATCGAGTTCTTCGCTGGCGTGCTGGGTTTCGACCTCGTGGAGGACTCACCCTCACTGACGAATGACGGGAGACCCAAGCGGTGGGTCGTTGTCCGGCCGCCGGGTGCACAGACCGGAATTCTGCTCGCTCGTGCGGATGGAGACCGTCAACGCGCTGCTGTGGGTGACCAGGCAGCAGGGCGGGTCGGCTTTTTCCTCCGGGTCGACAACTTCGATGCCTCGTACGCGCGCTTGGTCGAAGCCGGGGTCACCTTCGTCCGAGCGCCGCGCACCGAGCCTTACGGCCGGGTCGCGGTCTTCCTCGATATCGCCGGTAACCGCTGGGATCTTCTCGGCAGCGGCTGA
- a CDS encoding GAP family protein: MSIETIGAVLGLALLDTLSPTVIGVTLYLLLARPHRVGTLLGVYLGSVAISYFALGVLLMLGLGAVVPLVDDTVWAWGQAALGAALIVGSYFIPKSKPERAPVRARSFTIPAMLLLGLGTWLFEFTTAVPYFGAIGIMTSANLAAGQWLLLLVAYVTIMVSPGILLFVTWAALGERMRERFERWQRKLSTGSNTALSWILWIAGLLILLEAAEHIINSIMG; this comes from the coding sequence TTGTCGATCGAGACGATCGGAGCGGTGCTCGGACTGGCCTTGCTCGATACGCTAAGTCCCACCGTCATCGGGGTGACTCTCTATTTGCTGCTGGCCCGTCCGCACCGCGTGGGCACGCTGCTCGGCGTGTACCTCGGATCGGTCGCGATCTCGTACTTCGCCTTGGGTGTCCTGCTCATGCTCGGCCTGGGTGCTGTCGTGCCACTTGTCGACGACACCGTGTGGGCCTGGGGCCAGGCCGCCCTCGGCGCGGCGCTCATTGTGGGTAGCTACTTCATCCCGAAGAGCAAGCCGGAACGTGCACCCGTCCGGGCCCGGTCCTTCACCATCCCCGCGATGCTGCTGCTGGGGCTGGGAACCTGGCTGTTCGAGTTCACCACCGCCGTGCCGTACTTCGGCGCCATCGGCATCATGACCTCGGCCAACCTGGCCGCCGGCCAATGGTTGCTGCTCCTCGTCGCATACGTGACCATCATGGTGAGCCCCGGCATCCTGCTCTTCGTCACATGGGCCGCCCTGGGCGAGCGGATGCGTGAACGGTTCGAGCGGTGGCAGAGAAAGCTCTCCACGGGATCCAACACGGCACTGAGCTGGATCCTCTGGATAGCAGGGCTCCTGATCCTCCTGGAAGCAGCGGAACACATCATCAACTCGATCATGGGGTAA